A genomic window from Elaeis guineensis isolate ETL-2024a chromosome 3, EG11, whole genome shotgun sequence includes:
- the LOC105037825 gene encoding protein EMSY-LIKE 3-like isoform X2, giving the protein MEYLKNDSSGTDDDLPNYRIIRNSRGVLLSGPMRIPSGPISHQTDLADMEVQIHCIETEAYDAVLRAFNAQSDVLSWGKEGLITDLRKELRVSDAEHREILAKINSDDSIKSIREWHKNTDAEMTAVNLPGFEPNSIGQVSRKKLKPGQICAAGFNYKNICKKKHDLK; this is encoded by the exons ATGGAGTATTTGAAGAACGATAGCAGCG GAACTGATGATGATCTTCCCAATTACCGCATCATTCGGAATTCTAGGGGCGTTCTTTTGTCAGGACCTATGAGGATCCCTTCTGGACCAATATCTCATCAGACAGATCTAGCAGACATGGAAGTTCAAATTCACTGCATAGAAACTGAGGCATATGATGCTGTTTTAAGAGCCTTTAATGCTCAGTCTGACGTTCTTTCATGG GGCAAGGAAGGACTCATAACAGATCTCAGGAAAGAACTCAGGGTTTCTGATGCTGAGCACAGAGAAATTCTGGCGAAAATCAATTCAGATGATTCAATCAAGTCCATAAG GGAATGGCATAAGAATACTGATGCTGAAATGACAGCAGTGAATCTTCCTGGTTTTGAACCGAATTCCATCGGTCAGGTATCTCGTAAAAAGTTAAAACCTGGGCAAATTTGCGCAGCTGGATTTAATTACAAGAACATCTGTAAGAAGAAACATGATCTAAAATGA
- the LOC105037825 gene encoding protein EMSY-LIKE 3-like isoform X4, whose amino-acid sequence MAIHMEGSRHILLWHGVSCYLKYGTDDDLPNYRIIRNSRGVLLSGPMRIPSGPISHQTDLADMEVQIHCIETEAYDAVLRAFNAQSDVLSWGKEGLITDLRKELRVSDAEHREILAKINSDDSIKSISVLQHFGK is encoded by the exons ATGGCAATCCATATGGAGGGGAGCAGACATATTTTGCTTTGGCATGGTGTGAGTTGTTATCTCAAATATG GAACTGATGATGATCTTCCCAATTACCGCATCATTCGGAATTCTAGGGGCGTTCTTTTGTCAGGACCTATGAGGATCCCTTCTGGACCAATATCTCATCAGACAGATCTAGCAGACATGGAAGTTCAAATTCACTGCATAGAAACTGAGGCATATGATGCTGTTTTAAGAGCCTTTAATGCTCAGTCTGACGTTCTTTCATGG GGCAAGGAAGGACTCATAACAGATCTCAGGAAAGAACTCAGGGTTTCTGATGCTGAGCACAGAGAAATTCTGGCGAAAATCAATTCAGATGATTCAATCAAGTCCATAAG TGTTTTGCAGCACTTCggcaaataa
- the LOC105037825 gene encoding protein EMSY-LIKE 3-like isoform X1, giving the protein MAIHMEGSRHILLWHGVSCYLKYGTDDDLPNYRIIRNSRGVLLSGPMRIPSGPISHQTDLADMEVQIHCIETEAYDAVLRAFNAQSDVLSWGKEGLITDLRKELRVSDAEHREILAKINSDDSIKSIREWHKNTDAEMTAVNLPGFEPNSIGQVSRKKLKPGQICAAGFNYKNICKKKHDLK; this is encoded by the exons ATGGCAATCCATATGGAGGGGAGCAGACATATTTTGCTTTGGCATGGTGTGAGTTGTTATCTCAAATATG GAACTGATGATGATCTTCCCAATTACCGCATCATTCGGAATTCTAGGGGCGTTCTTTTGTCAGGACCTATGAGGATCCCTTCTGGACCAATATCTCATCAGACAGATCTAGCAGACATGGAAGTTCAAATTCACTGCATAGAAACTGAGGCATATGATGCTGTTTTAAGAGCCTTTAATGCTCAGTCTGACGTTCTTTCATGG GGCAAGGAAGGACTCATAACAGATCTCAGGAAAGAACTCAGGGTTTCTGATGCTGAGCACAGAGAAATTCTGGCGAAAATCAATTCAGATGATTCAATCAAGTCCATAAG GGAATGGCATAAGAATACTGATGCTGAAATGACAGCAGTGAATCTTCCTGGTTTTGAACCGAATTCCATCGGTCAGGTATCTCGTAAAAAGTTAAAACCTGGGCAAATTTGCGCAGCTGGATTTAATTACAAGAACATCTGTAAGAAGAAACATGATCTAAAATGA
- the LOC105037825 gene encoding protein EMSY-LIKE 3-like isoform X3: protein MRIPSGPISHQTDLADMEVQIHCIETEAYDAVLRAFNAQSDVLSWGKEGLITDLRKELRVSDAEHREILAKINSDDSIKSIREWHKNTDAEMTAVNLPGFEPNSIGQVSRKKLKPGQICAAGFNYKNICKKKHDLK, encoded by the exons ATGAGGATCCCTTCTGGACCAATATCTCATCAGACAGATCTAGCAGACATGGAAGTTCAAATTCACTGCATAGAAACTGAGGCATATGATGCTGTTTTAAGAGCCTTTAATGCTCAGTCTGACGTTCTTTCATGG GGCAAGGAAGGACTCATAACAGATCTCAGGAAAGAACTCAGGGTTTCTGATGCTGAGCACAGAGAAATTCTGGCGAAAATCAATTCAGATGATTCAATCAAGTCCATAAG GGAATGGCATAAGAATACTGATGCTGAAATGACAGCAGTGAATCTTCCTGGTTTTGAACCGAATTCCATCGGTCAGGTATCTCGTAAAAAGTTAAAACCTGGGCAAATTTGCGCAGCTGGATTTAATTACAAGAACATCTGTAAGAAGAAACATGATCTAAAATGA